The following are encoded in a window of uncultured Pseudomonas sp. genomic DNA:
- the rnk gene encoding nucleoside diphosphate kinase regulator, with amino-acid sequence MTSPSSLIITRLDLQRLEHLLDSLDDFGPNAVALQAELDRADVVGHDEVPAGVVTMNSRVHCREESSGKDYHLTLVYPQDARSEGSVSILAPVGTALLGLSVGQHIDWVAPSGKVLKLTLLAVEYQPEAAGEYSRG; translated from the coding sequence ATGACCAGCCCATCTTCGCTCATCATCACCCGTCTTGATCTGCAGCGCTTGGAGCATTTGCTCGACAGTCTCGATGACTTCGGCCCCAATGCCGTGGCGTTGCAGGCCGAACTCGACCGTGCCGATGTGGTGGGGCATGACGAGGTGCCGGCCGGGGTGGTGACCATGAATTCGCGCGTGCATTGCCGCGAAGAAAGCAGTGGCAAGGATTACCACCTGACCCTGGTCTATCCGCAGGATGCCCGCAGTGAAGGCAGTGTTTCGATCCTCGCGCCGGTCGGCACGGCCCTGCTCGGTCTGTCCGTCGGTCAACATATTGACTGGGTCGCGCCCAGCGGCAAAGTGCTCAAGCTGACACTGTTGGCGGTGGAATATCAGCCGGAAGCTGCCGGCGAATACAGCCGCGGCTGA
- a CDS encoding DUF1289 domain-containing protein, giving the protein MSSKSSEAVGEPIDSPCRRQCCLDDQDICLGCGRTLQDILDWSKADQPRQRAICAAAEVRLQQRDDNP; this is encoded by the coding sequence TTGAGTTCGAAGAGCTCTGAGGCGGTGGGCGAGCCGATTGACTCGCCCTGCCGTCGCCAGTGCTGCCTGGATGATCAGGATATCTGCCTGGGGTGCGGGCGTACGCTGCAGGACATTCTGGACTGGAGTAAAGCCGACCAGCCGCGCCAGCGCGCGATTTGTGCGGCGGCCGAGGTGCGCCTGCAACAGCGTGACGATAACCCTTGA
- the cyaY gene encoding iron donor protein CyaY, translating into MSLTEARFHDLVDATQQAVEDIFDDCDLDLDLENSAGVLTVRFENGTQLIFSRQEPLRQLWLAARSGGFHFDYDQASERWMCDSSDEQLGEMLARITLEQSGADLEFEEL; encoded by the coding sequence ATGAGTTTGACCGAAGCCCGCTTTCACGATCTGGTCGATGCCACCCAGCAGGCGGTGGAAGATATTTTCGATGACTGCGACCTGGACCTTGATCTGGAAAACTCGGCCGGAGTGCTGACCGTACGATTCGAGAACGGCACTCAGCTGATCTTCAGTCGCCAGGAGCCATTGCGCCAACTCTGGCTGGCGGCCCGTTCCGGTGGTTTTCATTTTGATTACGACCAGGCCAGCGAGCGCTGGATGTGCGACAGCAGCGACGAGCAGCTGGGTGAAATGCTCGCGCGCATCACCCTCGAGCAATCCGGTGCCGACCTTGAGTTCGAAGAGCTCTGA
- a CDS encoding lipoprotein, which translates to MKRLFTALFTVVALSTLLAGCGQKGPLFLPEESQPAPAQAEPAAEPAQTE; encoded by the coding sequence ATGAAGCGGTTGTTTACTGCCCTCTTCACCGTGGTTGCTCTCAGCACCCTGCTCGCTGGCTGCGGCCAGAAAGGCCCGCTGTTCCTGCCAGAAGAAAGCCAGCCCGCGCCGGCCCAGGCCGAACCCGCAGCCGAACCTGCCCAGACCGAATAA
- the lysA gene encoding diaminopimelate decarboxylase, whose product MNAFNYRDGALFAEGVALSAIAQRFGTPTYVYSRAHIEAQYRAYADALQGMPHLVCFAVKANSNIGVLNVLARLGAGFDIVSRGELERVLAAGGEPSKIVFSGVGKSRDDMRRALAVGVHCFNVESTDELERLQVVAAELGKTAAISLRVNPDVDAGTHPYISTGLKENKFGIDIEHAPAVYARAAALPNLQVVGVDCHIGSQLTTLPPFLDALERLLALIDNLAGQGIQIKHLDLGGGLGVQYRDEQPPLAGDYIKAVRERIAGRDLKLVFEPGRSIVANAGVLLTQVEYLKHTEHKDFAIVDAAMNDLIRPALYQAWMDVVPVQPRDAATRNYDIVGPICETGDFLAKNRDLALIEGDLLAVRSAGAYGFVMSSNYNTRGRAAEVMVDGEQAFEVRRRETLSELFAGESSLPPAS is encoded by the coding sequence ATGAACGCCTTCAACTACCGCGACGGTGCGCTGTTCGCGGAAGGGGTGGCGTTGTCCGCCATCGCCCAACGCTTCGGCACGCCGACTTATGTCTATTCGCGTGCACATATCGAAGCGCAGTACCGCGCCTATGCCGATGCCTTGCAGGGCATGCCGCATCTGGTGTGTTTTGCGGTCAAAGCCAACTCCAATATCGGCGTTTTGAATGTCCTGGCACGCCTCGGCGCCGGCTTCGACATCGTCTCGCGCGGCGAACTGGAACGGGTGCTAGCCGCCGGCGGTGAGCCGAGCAAGATCGTCTTCTCCGGTGTGGGCAAGAGCCGCGACGATATGCGCCGCGCCCTGGCAGTGGGCGTGCATTGCTTTAACGTCGAATCCACTGACGAGCTGGAACGCCTACAGGTTGTCGCCGCTGAGCTGGGCAAGACCGCGGCAATTTCGCTGCGGGTCAACCCGGACGTCGATGCGGGCACCCACCCGTACATTTCCACCGGGCTGAAAGAAAACAAGTTCGGCATCGATATCGAGCATGCACCTGCGGTCTATGCCCGCGCAGCGGCCTTGCCGAACCTGCAGGTGGTCGGTGTTGATTGCCATATCGGCTCGCAGCTGACCACGCTGCCGCCGTTCCTCGACGCCCTGGAGCGCTTGCTCGCTCTGATCGACAACCTGGCCGGCCAAGGCATCCAGATCAAGCATCTGGACTTGGGTGGCGGCCTCGGCGTGCAGTACCGCGATGAACAACCACCACTGGCCGGCGACTATATCAAGGCGGTGCGTGAGCGCATTGCCGGGCGTGACCTGAAGCTGGTGTTTGAACCGGGCCGTTCGATTGTGGCCAACGCCGGTGTCCTGCTGACCCAGGTCGAGTACCTCAAGCACACCGAGCACAAGGACTTCGCCATCGTCGATGCGGCGATGAACGACCTGATCCGTCCGGCACTGTATCAAGCCTGGATGGACGTGGTGCCGGTGCAACCGCGCGATGCCGCCACCCGCAATTACGACATCGTCGGGCCGATTTGCGAAACCGGCGATTTCCTCGCCAAGAACCGCGATCTGGCCCTGATTGAAGGCGATTTGCTGGCGGTGCGCTCGGCCGGTGCTTATGGCTTTGTCATGAGTTCCAACTACAACACCCGCGGCCGCGCCGCCGAGGTGATGGTGGATGGCGAACAGGCCTTCGAAGTGCGTCGTCGCGAGACGCTCAGCGAGCTTTTTGCAGGCGAAAGCAGCCTGCCGCCCGCGAGCTAA
- the dapF gene encoding diaminopimelate epimerase, whose product MLLRFTKMHGLGNDFMVLDLVSQHAHIQPKNAKQWGDRHTGVGFDQLLLVEPPSNPDVDFRYRIFNADGSEVEQCGNGARCFARFVLDKRLTVKKQIRVETKGGIIELDVRSDGQISVNMGAPRLVPADIPFQAEQQALSYRVAVDEQQVELAAVSMGNPHAVLRVDSVDSAPVHCLGPKLEHHPRFPQRVNVGFLQVVDRQRAKLRVWERGAGETQACGTGACAAAVAAISQGWMDSPVQIELPGGKLSIEWAGPGQPVMMTGPAVRVYEGQVRL is encoded by the coding sequence ATGTTATTGCGCTTTACCAAGATGCACGGCCTCGGCAACGACTTTATGGTCCTCGACCTGGTCAGCCAGCACGCGCACATTCAGCCGAAAAACGCCAAGCAGTGGGGCGACCGCCACACCGGCGTCGGCTTCGATCAGTTGTTGCTGGTCGAGCCGCCGAGCAACCCGGACGTGGACTTCCGCTACCGCATCTTCAATGCCGACGGCTCTGAAGTAGAGCAGTGCGGTAACGGTGCACGCTGCTTCGCGCGCTTCGTGCTGGACAAACGCCTGACGGTGAAGAAGCAGATACGCGTGGAAACCAAGGGCGGCATCATCGAGCTGGACGTGCGCAGCGATGGGCAGATCAGCGTCAACATGGGCGCACCGCGCCTGGTGCCTGCCGATATTCCGTTCCAGGCCGAACAGCAGGCGTTGAGCTATCGCGTGGCGGTGGACGAGCAACAGGTTGAACTGGCGGCCGTGTCCATGGGCAACCCGCATGCCGTGCTGCGGGTCGACAGCGTCGACAGCGCCCCGGTGCATTGCCTGGGGCCGAAGCTGGAACACCACCCGCGCTTCCCGCAGCGGGTCAATGTCGGCTTCCTGCAAGTAGTCGACCGCCAACGCGCCAAGCTGCGTGTATGGGAACGCGGTGCCGGCGAGACCCAGGCCTGCGGCACCGGCGCCTGTGCGGCGGCAGTAGCGGCGATCAGCCAAGGCTGGATGGACTCTCCGGTGCAGATCGAATTGCCCGGCGGCAAGCTGAGCATTGAATGGGCAGGCCCAGGCCAGCCCGTTATGATGACCGGCCCCGCCGTTCGTGTTTACGAAGGACAGGTCCGTTTATGA
- a CDS encoding DUF484 family protein: MTDKQDLPKPLDSETVAAYLRLHPEFFIDHDELIPELRIPHQRGDTVSLVERQVKLLRERNIEMRHRLSQLMDVARDNDRLFDKTRRLVLDLLDANSLEEVVSCVEDSLRSEFQVPFVSLILFSDAPLPVGRSVSSAEAHQAIGGLLAGGKTICGVLREHELNFLFGSKNAKQVGSAAVVSISDQGLHGVLAIGSSDPQHYKSSLGTLFLGYIAEVLARVLPGFATPLRSVR; encoded by the coding sequence ATGACCGACAAGCAGGATTTACCCAAGCCATTGGATTCGGAAACAGTTGCCGCCTACCTGCGCCTGCATCCGGAATTCTTTATCGACCACGACGAGTTGATCCCCGAACTGCGTATTCCGCACCAGCGCGGCGATACCGTGTCGCTGGTTGAGCGCCAGGTAAAACTGCTGCGCGAGCGCAATATCGAAATGCGCCATCGCCTCTCACAACTCATGGACGTGGCCCGCGACAACGACCGCCTGTTCGACAAAACCCGCCGCCTGGTGCTTGATCTGCTCGATGCCAACAGCCTGGAAGAGGTGGTCAGCTGCGTGGAAGACAGCCTGCGCAGTGAGTTTCAGGTGCCCTTTGTCAGCCTGATCCTGTTCAGTGACGCGCCGCTGCCCGTGGGCCGCTCCGTCAGCAGCGCCGAAGCGCATCAGGCCATCGGCGGCCTGCTGGCCGGCGGCAAGACCATCTGCGGCGTGCTGCGTGAGCATGAACTGAACTTCCTGTTCGGCAGCAAAAACGCCAAACAGGTCGGTTCGGCAGCAGTGGTCAGCATCTCCGATCAAGGCCTGCACGGTGTGCTGGCAATTGGCAGCAGCGATCCACAGCATTACAAAAGCTCGCTGGGCACCCTGTTCCTCGGCTATATCGCCGAAGTCCTGGCGCGGGTTTTACCCGGTTTCGCCACCCCCTTGCGCTCGGTACGCTAA
- the xerC gene encoding tyrosine recombinase XerC, producing the protein MQDLLDAYLEHLRSERQLSSHTLIGYRHDLSKLLALCTLEQIDRWSALDSAHLRRMVGRLHMQGQSSRSLARLLSATRGLYRYLIREGHCQSDPASGLMPPKGERRLPKTLDADRTAQLLDGALEDDFIARRDQAMLELFYSSGLRLSELVSLNLDGLDLPAGLLRVTGKGNKTRELPIGRMARQAMEQWLPLRALAKPADGAVFISQQGRRIGPRAVQLRVRQAGVRELGQHLHPHMLRHSFASHMLESSQDLRAVQELLGHADIATTQVYTHLDFQHLATVYDQAHPRAKRKGGTE; encoded by the coding sequence ATGCAAGACCTCTTGGACGCCTACCTCGAGCACCTGCGCAGTGAGCGCCAGCTGTCCTCGCATACTTTGATCGGCTACCGCCACGACCTGAGCAAGCTGCTGGCGCTGTGCACGCTTGAACAAATTGACCGCTGGAGCGCGCTCGACAGCGCGCACCTGCGGCGTATGGTCGGCCGCCTGCACATGCAAGGCCAGTCCAGCCGCAGCCTGGCACGCCTGCTGTCAGCCACTCGCGGCTTGTACCGCTACCTGATCCGCGAAGGCCACTGCCAGAGTGATCCCGCCAGCGGCTTGATGCCGCCCAAGGGCGAGCGCCGCCTGCCGAAAACCCTGGACGCCGACCGCACCGCGCAACTGCTTGATGGCGCGCTGGAAGACGACTTTATCGCCCGCCGCGACCAGGCCATGCTTGAGCTGTTTTATTCATCCGGCTTGCGCCTGTCGGAACTGGTCAGCCTGAACCTCGACGGCCTCGACCTGCCCGCCGGGTTGCTGCGGGTGACGGGCAAGGGCAACAAGACCCGCGAGCTGCCCATCGGCCGGATGGCACGTCAGGCCATGGAGCAATGGCTGCCATTACGCGCCCTGGCGAAGCCTGCCGACGGCGCGGTGTTTATCAGCCAGCAGGGCCGCCGTATCGGCCCGCGCGCGGTGCAGCTGCGGGTACGCCAGGCCGGCGTGCGCGAACTGGGCCAGCACTTGCACCCGCATATGCTGCGCCATAGCTTCGCCAGTCATATGCTCGAGTCGTCGCAGGACTTGCGCGCCGTGCAAGAACTGCTCGGCCACGCCGACATCGCCACCACCCAGGTTTACACCCACCTGGATTTCCAGCACCTGGCCACCGTCTATGACCAGGCTCACCCCAGGGCTAAACGCAAAGGCGGCACAGAATGA
- a CDS encoding HAD-IA family hydrolase translates to MTIQLITFDLDDTLWDVTPVMQDAEAALRNWLTLHAPRLGAVPVEHLWSIRAGLLQAEPMLKHRLSELRRRILLHALTDAGYPHSDAQVLAEAGFQIFLAARHQVELFAEVHPTLEALANRFQLGVITNGNADVRRLGLADYFQFALCAEELGVGKPDPKPFTEALKRAGIAAEHAVHIGDHPSDDIAGAQAAGLRAIWFNPQGKTWEADNLPDGQVRSLAELPALLHSWS, encoded by the coding sequence ATGACTATTCAGCTAATCACCTTCGACCTCGACGACACCCTGTGGGATGTCACCCCGGTGATGCAGGACGCCGAGGCGGCGCTGCGCAACTGGCTGACCCTGCACGCACCGCGCCTCGGCGCAGTGCCGGTGGAGCACCTGTGGTCGATTCGCGCCGGCCTGCTGCAGGCCGAACCAATGCTCAAGCATCGCCTCAGCGAGCTGCGTCGGCGTATCCTCCTGCATGCCCTGACAGACGCAGGCTACCCGCACAGCGACGCGCAGGTGCTGGCCGAGGCCGGCTTTCAGATATTCCTCGCGGCGCGTCATCAGGTCGAACTGTTCGCCGAAGTGCATCCCACACTCGAGGCACTGGCCAATCGTTTCCAACTCGGGGTGATCACCAACGGTAATGCCGATGTGCGCCGCCTCGGTCTGGCGGACTACTTCCAGTTCGCCCTGTGCGCCGAGGAACTGGGCGTCGGCAAGCCCGACCCGAAACCCTTTACCGAAGCGCTGAAACGCGCCGGTATTGCCGCCGAGCACGCGGTGCATATCGGCGACCATCCCAGCGATGACATCGCCGGGGCTCAGGCTGCCGGGCTGCGCGCCATCTGGTTCAACCCTCAGGGCAAAACCTGGGAGGCCGATAATCTGCCGGATGGGCAGGTTCGCAGCCTGGCCGAACTGCCCGCACTGCTGCACAGCTGGAGCTGA
- the sutA gene encoding transcriptional regulator SutA, translated as MSDDDLENDELESADEDESEELAAADDDSSDDGDGDDEVVPASKSKKAKSAVSVDELPSVEAKQKDRDALARAMEEFLSRGGKVQEVEPNVVSDPPKKPEGKYGSRPI; from the coding sequence ATGAGCGACGATGATCTGGAAAACGACGAATTAGAAAGCGCTGACGAAGACGAAAGCGAAGAATTGGCTGCCGCAGATGACGACAGCAGTGATGATGGCGACGGTGACGACGAAGTCGTACCCGCCAGCAAAAGCAAAAAAGCCAAGTCCGCTGTCTCGGTAGACGAACTGCCGAGCGTAGAAGCCAAGCAGAAAGACCGTGATGCCTTGGCCCGCGCCATGGAAGAGTTCCTCTCGCGTGGCGGCAAGGTGCAGGAGGTCGAGCCGAATGTGGTCTCAGATCCACCGAAAAAGCCGGAAGGCAAATACGGCAGTCGCCCTATCTAA
- a CDS encoding ammonium transporter: MDNTALTALQYGFDTFYFLVCGALVMWMAAGFAMLESGLVRAKNTTEILTKNIALYAVASIMYLVIGYHIMYSSPEGGILPSLGFLIGDENSVESVLGGGDDAPYYSARSDFFFQVVFAATCMSIVSGAVAERMKLWAFLAFAVVMTGFIYPVQGFWKWGSGFLNEAGFLDFAGSGVVHMAGASAALAGVLLLGARKGKYGPNGQVNAIPGANLPMAALGTFILWMGWFGFNGGSQLKMSTVEDANAVANVFVNTNMAAAGGLIAALIVARILFGKTDLTMALNGALAGLVAITAEPLTPTALQATLIGGVGGVLVVFSILGLDKLKLDDPVGAISVHGVVGIWGLLAVCLTNGDATLGAQLLGIGAIFAWVFITSLIVWSIIKLVIGLRVTEEEEYEGVDIAECGMEAYPEFTKR; the protein is encoded by the coding sequence ATGGACAACACAGCATTGACTGCACTGCAGTACGGTTTTGATACCTTCTACTTTTTGGTTTGCGGCGCCTTGGTCATGTGGATGGCAGCGGGTTTCGCCATGCTCGAATCGGGCCTGGTGCGCGCCAAGAACACCACCGAGATTCTCACTAAAAACATCGCTCTGTACGCCGTGGCGAGCATCATGTACCTGGTGATCGGCTACCACATCATGTACTCCAGCCCGGAAGGCGGCATCCTGCCAAGCCTGGGCTTTTTGATCGGTGACGAGAACAGCGTTGAGTCGGTCCTCGGCGGTGGTGACGATGCGCCGTATTACTCGGCGCGTTCGGACTTCTTCTTCCAGGTGGTGTTCGCCGCGACCTGTATGTCGATCGTGTCTGGTGCCGTGGCTGAGCGCATGAAACTGTGGGCCTTTCTCGCCTTTGCGGTGGTCATGACCGGTTTCATCTACCCGGTACAGGGCTTCTGGAAGTGGGGTTCGGGCTTCCTCAACGAAGCGGGCTTCCTCGACTTTGCCGGTTCCGGTGTGGTGCACATGGCGGGTGCGAGTGCTGCTCTGGCGGGTGTGTTGCTGCTCGGTGCACGTAAAGGCAAGTACGGCCCGAATGGCCAGGTTAACGCCATTCCTGGCGCCAACCTGCCGATGGCGGCGCTGGGTACCTTTATCCTGTGGATGGGCTGGTTCGGCTTCAACGGTGGCTCGCAGCTGAAGATGAGCACCGTCGAAGACGCTAACGCCGTGGCCAATGTGTTCGTTAACACCAACATGGCCGCTGCCGGTGGCCTGATTGCGGCGCTGATCGTGGCACGTATCCTGTTCGGCAAGACTGACCTGACCATGGCCCTTAACGGTGCGCTGGCGGGCCTGGTGGCGATTACCGCCGAACCGCTGACCCCGACTGCCCTGCAGGCCACCCTGATCGGTGGTGTGGGTGGCGTGCTGGTGGTGTTCTCGATCCTCGGTCTGGACAAGCTGAAACTCGACGACCCTGTCGGTGCCATCTCGGTGCATGGTGTGGTCGGGATCTGGGGCCTGTTGGCGGTTTGCCTGACCAATGGCGATGCGACTCTCGGCGCGCAGCTGCTGGGTATTGGTGCGATCTTCGCCTGGGTGTTCATCACCAGCCTGATCGTCTGGTCCATCATCAAGCTGGTGATTGGTCTGCGGGTAACCGAGGAAGAGGAATACGAAGGCGTGGACATTGCCGAGTGCGGCATGGAAGCCTATCCGGAATTCACCAAGCGCTGA
- a CDS encoding ammonium transporter, giving the protein MTLRKIAGLGALLSLVPGFAMAEEASLNSGDTAWMLVATVLVLFMTIPGLALFYAGMVRSKNVLSVLMQCFAVTGLISILWVVYGYSLAFDTTGMEQGVVNLNSFVGGFSKAFLSGLTLDSLVAGIPESVFITFQMTFAIITPALIVGAFAERMKFSAMLIFMAVWFTLVYAPIAHMVWGGDGALMWDWGVLDFAGGTVVHINAGIAGLVACLVLGKRKGFPTTAMPPHNLGYTLIGASMLWVGWFGFNAGSALAANGSAGMAMLVTQIATATAALSWMFAEWITHRKPSVLGIASGAVAGLVAITPASGTAGPMGALAIGLASGAICFFCATSLKRKLGYDDSLDVFGVHAVGGIVGAILTGAFAAPALGGFGTVEDIPAQLWIQFEGVAFTVLYTALVTLVILKVIDLVMGLRVSEEEETIGLDLALHNERGYNL; this is encoded by the coding sequence ATGACTCTGCGAAAAATCGCAGGGCTAGGAGCCCTATTGTCTCTCGTTCCTGGCTTTGCCATGGCCGAAGAGGCAAGCCTGAACAGCGGCGACACCGCTTGGATGTTGGTCGCCACTGTACTGGTGCTGTTTATGACCATCCCCGGTTTGGCGTTGTTTTACGCCGGCATGGTGCGTTCGAAGAACGTGCTGTCAGTGTTGATGCAGTGTTTTGCTGTTACCGGGTTGATCAGCATTCTGTGGGTCGTCTACGGCTACAGCCTAGCCTTTGATACCACCGGCATGGAGCAAGGGGTGGTTAACCTCAACTCCTTTGTCGGCGGCTTCTCGAAAGCCTTCCTATCTGGTTTGACCCTGGACAGCCTGGTGGCTGGAATCCCTGAGAGCGTGTTCATCACCTTTCAGATGACCTTCGCCATCATCACCCCAGCCTTGATCGTCGGTGCCTTTGCCGAGCGCATGAAGTTTTCGGCCATGCTGATCTTTATGGCCGTGTGGTTCACCCTGGTTTATGCGCCTATCGCGCACATGGTCTGGGGTGGCGACGGTGCGCTGATGTGGGACTGGGGCGTGCTCGACTTCGCCGGTGGCACCGTGGTGCACATCAACGCCGGTATCGCCGGTCTGGTGGCCTGCCTGGTGCTGGGCAAGCGCAAGGGTTTTCCGACCACGGCTATGCCGCCACACAACCTTGGCTACACCCTGATCGGTGCCAGCATGCTCTGGGTCGGCTGGTTCGGCTTCAACGCAGGTTCTGCGTTGGCCGCTAACGGCAGCGCCGGTATGGCCATGTTGGTCACCCAAATTGCTACGGCAACGGCGGCGCTGAGCTGGATGTTCGCCGAGTGGATCACCCATCGCAAACCTAGCGTATTGGGCATTGCCTCGGGTGCTGTGGCAGGTCTGGTGGCGATTACTCCGGCATCCGGTACGGCGGGGCCGATGGGCGCTCTGGCGATTGGTCTGGCCAGCGGCGCGATCTGCTTCTTCTGCGCCACCAGCCTGAAACGCAAGCTGGGCTATGACGACTCCCTCGACGTGTTCGGCGTGCATGCCGTAGGCGGCATTGTCGGCGCGATTCTCACTGGGGCGTTCGCCGCGCCGGCCTTGGGCGGCTTCGGCACGGTGGAAGATATTCCAGCGCAATTGTGGATCCAGTTCGAGGGGGTGGCCTTCACGGTGCTGTACACCGCGCTGGTGACCTTGGTGATTTTGAAAGTGATCGACCTAGTAATGGGCCTGCGGGTCAGTGAAGAGGAAGAGACCATTGGCCTCGATCTCGCCCTGCATAACGAACGCGGCTACAACCTGTAA
- the glnK gene encoding P-II family nitrogen regulator: MKLVTAIIKPFKLDDVRESLSEIGVQGITVTEVKGFGRQKGHTELYRGAEYVVDFLPKVKIDVAIADDQLDRVIEAITKAANTGKIGDGKIFVVNLEQAIRIRTGETGTDAV; the protein is encoded by the coding sequence ATGAAGCTAGTCACTGCCATCATCAAGCCGTTCAAGCTGGACGACGTTCGTGAGTCACTGTCGGAGATCGGCGTGCAGGGCATCACTGTCACTGAAGTCAAAGGCTTTGGGCGTCAGAAGGGCCATACCGAGCTGTACCGCGGCGCTGAATACGTGGTCGATTTCTTGCCAAAAGTGAAAATCGACGTGGCCATCGCCGACGACCAACTCGATCGCGTGATCGAGGCCATCACCAAGGCTGCCAATACCGGCAAAATCGGTGACGGCAAGATTTTCGTTGTAAACCTGGAACAGGCGATCCGCATCCGTACCGGCGAAACCGGCACCGACGCAGTTTAA
- a CDS encoding accessory factor UbiK family protein, giving the protein MLPPKALLDALTSHASRLFNGDAPLPRGEFEAQFKVLLQSAFSKLDLVSRDEFDSQMVVLARTRARLEALEAKVAEMETRSADATASNA; this is encoded by the coding sequence ATGCTGCCACCTAAAGCCCTGCTAGACGCCCTGACCTCCCACGCCTCGCGCCTGTTTAACGGTGACGCACCCTTGCCGCGCGGCGAGTTCGAAGCCCAATTCAAGGTGCTACTGCAAAGCGCCTTCAGCAAGCTCGACCTGGTCAGCCGGGATGAATTTGACAGTCAGATGGTCGTATTAGCCCGCACCCGCGCGCGCCTGGAAGCCCTCGAAGCCAAGGTCGCCGAGATGGAAACCCGCAGCGCAGACGCCACCGCAAGCAACGCCTAA